One Aegilops tauschii subsp. strangulata cultivar AL8/78 chromosome 2, Aet v6.0, whole genome shotgun sequence genomic window, GTGTCCTCATCCAGTGACCGCAAGGGTAGCGTGACACGTATTGTATAAGGGGAAAACGGCAGGGTTTAATCATATTGCTTGGTTTTattgtctacattatgtcatcttgcttaaagcattactccgtttgtcatgaacttaataccatagatgcatgctggatagcggtcgattggtggagtaatagtagtagatgcaggtaggagtcggtctacttgtcacggacgtaatgcctatatacatgatcatgccatGAATAACGCCATGACTATGCgcttttttatcaattgcccaacagtaatttgtgtaCTCACCGTATGTTATTTTTATGAGAGAGATGCCTTGAGTGAAAACTATGCCCCCCGGATATATTTTAatcatattacaaaaaccaaaaataccttgctacaactttattacttttattttactttgcatattttcTATCTACTATTATCAAATTTAATCCTTGCAATTAACGAGCACAAGGGGATTGACAATCCTCTTGCCCGCGTTGGGTACAAGTATTTGCTCTTCTGTGTGTAGGTACTGCTAAAGGTTGTTTGCGTGagtctcctattggttcgataaccttggttctctACTGAGGGAAATACTGTCCGCTACTATATTGCTCCACCATTTCTCTTCAAGGAAAATCCCAaccagctcacaagtagcaggcaACCTAGTGGATAGTTGGTCCCCAACTCGTGCTCACTCTAACTGATGGCCTGTCCCCCATTCCTGATCCTGACTGGGTCCATAGCATACATGGGCCTAGGCCTGCCTAGGCTCTTAGCCGGGCCTTATGTCATTGTGGGCCTATGTGGTGGGGAATTGCCTTGTCATTAGCACTCGAGTCTGTCAGGGTATCGATACATAAATCAACCAAACCCTCAAAAGAACTAGATTCCGATAGGATCCGTAGTGGAACATATGTTCCGAGTGATCTTCGGACTCGAGACGCTGCTAGTTTACTTGTGAAGAGACCCTGATGGACTCTAGAAGGCAAACACACGTGGAAATGGTTAATTCAAACAAGTTACGAAAAAAAAGAACCAGTGATACTCGATCATCTTTTGGGAGAGGCTGACTTGCGGCTCAACCGTTGGCGTATCATATAATTCGAGTGATGATGTTGGCGCCTGGTCTGACTCTCTCGAGGAGATGCGAGTCAGTATCCTCGAGGAACGTCGTTCATTCATCTTCATCAGATCCGAACTTGCGAATTTCAGGACTTGGTTCCGTATTGAAGCCCTAACCCATGCAACAAAGGATACCAAAATTTCCCCTCGTTTAGGGCGTACCCGAGTAATCTAGCAATCTTCAGGAGATGGATTAACAGCACCTAGATTACAAAACTTATCTGTGCCGAGTGTCAGGTCACTTGATTATTTTTGTGAATTGGCACGAAACATTTGACCCGGAGTTGTCATAATAGGGTTCATATTTTACCCGACTAAGGGGAAATACGATTAGTGATGTGAATGACATCATGACGAATCTTTTGTGTGTTGCCAAATTCATTTAGTCGCGTAAATAGTGGGATTTGACTGGACAACGAAGAACGCAATCTCCTCGGCACTCGCGCATTGCAGACTCTGACAGATGGGTACGTTGGCGCGTGCTGGAAAATTGCTATGACGATGCCTGGGTTATCGCGTGGTTACTGCGCTGCCGCCCGTTATGGCTCCTAGATTCCGGCACGTGGATGGATGGATCTTGACTACAAACAACTGGATTAAGTTGACGATTGAGCTCTGTGCCCTTTCAAAGGCGAGGCGAGGGGGAGAGAGAAAGGACTCTTCCCGCAAATCTCGCCGCCTCCCTCTGAAACCGCCATCGTGAGCAGTTGCTGCATTCGCGTGATCTCCTTCTTTTAAGATTGAAATGCTAAGAATTAGCATCATCTCGCAATAGAGATTTGCCCTAGAATTTTTTAGGGGGAAATGCGCCATAGTTGCAAGGAcctcacccgcaaaaaaaaaattcaCCCGCAAAAAAGAAAAGTTACAAGGATCTCTACTTATGTCCACCAAAAATGTGGTGATTAGTGTTGTACAATGCCGTCAACATTTTTAGGAAGAATTACTATACCACGTTTCTTCACATGGATGAGAGCTGTCAAAAGACAAAACGCATGGGGCCGCCACGGAGTAACTCGTCGGGTCTCACAGGGTCACGCACAAGCACAGCGATCATTTCGCATCCATGACAGGTGGGTCGCCACCAGAAACTTTTTCCTCGATCTCTCTTTCCTCCATGCCCTCCCCCTTCCTCCTGTCTCGGGCCTCGCCGTCTCCACGATCTTTACAAAAAGAACCCCAAATCCACACCTTTCGTGCCATTGTCCCCGGACCCCGACGGTTTCCTTATTAAAGGCCATCTTCCCAACCAGACACAGCTAGTACTAGCACACTGCGTAGCAGGCAGCAATGGTGGCTTCCTCTCCCCCATAAAGCCACAGCCTGCGCTTCTTGGCGTGTTCTTGCCCCTTCCTCGTACGGACGCCATGGACATGCCGGGGAAGGACGAGTACGTCTACGGCTACGAGTACGAGTTCGACCTGGAGAACCCCTTCACGAGCCCCgccgacgagccgatcgccagCCTCCTCGACGCCGAGGCCCACCACGCGCCCTCCgtgtccgccgccgcctccgccgtccGCCGCGACGCCGCCCGATTCATCTCCAAGGTAGTCTTCCTTCATGGGGTTCTTTCTCGCGAGCGGTTCGTCCCCTTCCCTTTCTGATCCGATCAGCCTCGGTTGGCCCAGGTGCGGTACGACGGGGAGCTCGCCGTGCACCCGCGGGTGGCCTACCTCGCGCTGAACTACGTGGATCGCTTCCTCTCCAAGGGCCAATTGCCGGTAAGAAGGCGAAAGATGGTGTCTTTCTTTCAAGAATCCACAATATTTCGGTCTGATCTGACAGCCCGTGGTTCTGCCCCGCAGTTCGAGCGCAAGCCATGGGCGCCGCGGCTGCTCGCCATCAGCTGCCTCTCCATCGCCGCCAAGATGCAGCGCGTCGACGCAATCTCCATGGACTACATCCAAGTACGATGATTATTGCCCTTTTCCTTTTGGGTTGCTCTGTCGCGAGTTCATATGGGGATTAGTTGTCAATCAAGTGTCTGTTGGCGTGCGTACGTGGGTTGCAGAGGGACGAGGAGTTCATGTTCGACGCGGTGACCATCCAGCGCATGGAGCGGGTGGTGCTGGGTGCTCTGGAGTGGCGCGCGCGCTCCGTCACGCCGCTCGCCTTCCTCGGCTTCTTCCTCTCGGCGTGCTTCCCTCCGCCGCGGCACCTGGCCCTGCTGGACGCCGTCAAGGAGCGCGCCGTCGACCTCCTCCTCCGCGCCCAGCCCGGTACGTGCGCGCGCTCCCCCGGCATGGCAATGCCAAGCAAACCCGAACGCTTTGCCCTCAGATTCATCGCCCGCTCAACCGCTGACCTCTTCCCTTCCGCAGAGGTGAAGATGGCGGAGTTCTCGCCGTCCGTGGTGGCCGCGTCGGCGCTGCTGGCCGCCGCCGGGGAGATCGCCGTCGCCCACCTCCCCGCCTTCCAAGCCGCCGTGGCCGCTTGCCCCTTTGTAAATAGCGTGAGCATGATCTTATAAAACCGCACATTTTTGTTCTCCACTGCCAACTAAACCCCCCCTTAATTCTCCACTACTAAATCGAATCGCCCAAGTAACCACCGCCTGTCATGTCATGCCGCGCCAAACACACTCCAGATCCTTTGGGAGAGGAGACCATGGCCACCCCAACTGTTCGCCTTTTCGTAGTTATTTTCCTCGTGAAACGCGCCCGAGCGCAGCGATTGACCCGCACTGCCGATAAGCCTTGTTGTTTTCTCGCCGGAGTTGATAATTTCGTGCGCTCTTCTCACAATGATTAACCCTCTGTCCAGGAGAAGCTACGGGAGTGCGGCGAGGTGATGGCAGCGGTCTGCGGCGTGGTCGGCGTCAGCCTCGGACCAGCGGCGAGCGCCGAGACGCCGGTGACGGTCCTCGGGCACGGCCACTACCGCAGCGCCAGCTCGGAGAGCGACCGGACCGTCGGATCGGCGGCCAACGTCGCCGATGCCAAGAAGCGATGCATGGGCCCACCTTCCCAGTCCCAGTGGGGGTAGGCGGCGTGCGGTGCGGCAGGACCCCATGGGGCGCGACAGCTGGAAGAGCCGGGAATTTACTCTTGCCCTGTTGTTCTTTTTTACCTTTTCCGATTTCTTTTCCATTTTAATCTTCTCGACTCGAGGTGAAGTAAGCAGCGATGCAGATTCCAGAGAACCGGTGGTGGTAGCTGTCATTTACTAATTGCTTTTTTTTTTGTTTCCCTTGGCTTTTCTTGTGTTCC contains:
- the LOC109787192 gene encoding cyclin-D6-1 isoform X2, with the protein product MDMPGKDEYVYGYEYEFDLENPFTSPADEPIASLLDAEAHHAPSVSAAASAVRRDAARFISKVRYDGELAVHPRVAYLALNYVDRFLSKGQLPFERKPWAPRLLAISCLSIAAKMQRVDAISMDYIQRDEEFMFDAVTIQRMERVVLGALEWRARSVTPLAFLGFFLSACFPPPRHLALLDAVKERAVDLLLRAQPEVKMAEFSPSVVAASALLAAAGEIAVAHLPAFQAAVAACPFVNSEKLRECGEVMAAVCGVVGVSLGPAASAETPVTVLGHGHYRSASSESDRTVGSAANVADAKKRCMGPPSQSQWG
- the LOC109787192 gene encoding cyclin-D6-1 isoform X1; the encoded protein is MDMPGKDEYVYGYEYEFDLENPFTSPADEPIASLLDAEAHHAPSVSAAASAVRRDAARFISKVRYDGELAVHPRVAYLALNYVDRFLSKGQLPFERKPWAPRLLAISCLSIAAKMQRVDAISMDYIQRDEEFMFDAVTIQRMERVVLGALEWRARSVTPLAFLGFFLSACFPPPRHLALLDAVKERAVDLLLRAQPEVKMAEFSPSVVAASALLAAAGEIAVAHLPAFQAAVAACPFEKLRECGEVMAAVCGVVGVSLGPAASAETPVTVLGHGHYRSASSESDRTVGSAANVADAKKRCMGPPSQSQWG